A part of Desulfobacter sp. genomic DNA contains:
- a CDS encoding NTP transferase domain-containing protein, whose protein sequence is MEAALIPAAGLSSRMGRYKPLLPLGRTDVITTVIGLFKRAGIREVIVVTGHNHDHLAPVVTAAGGRPLFNPDYASGMFSSIRAGVAGLPGGTRGFFLLPADIPAIRPATIGRIHRTFKENPEALVIPEFQEQTKGQTGNLTGHPPLIPSRLIPAVAQAGPEGNLRQILFSDKAGIIRLPVHDRGILMDADTPRGYDAVKAKYETLDIPDEAECRSIIHGELGEAPGICAHLTRVSTTALTLVRAIAPNALTLNPALIRAGALLHDIKRKEKDHARAGERLLLDLGFPGVARIVADHMDLVPGPELDEAQIVYLADKLCDGDRLDLDYPRRFHEKANRFPHVKKEIFNRLETARIIHARVESAAGRPLGEILG, encoded by the coding sequence ATGGAGGCCGCCCTCATACCGGCCGCGGGGCTCTCCTCCCGCATGGGCAGGTACAAGCCGCTCCTGCCCCTGGGCCGTACCGATGTGATCACGACGGTCATCGGGCTCTTCAAGCGGGCGGGGATCAGGGAAGTCATCGTGGTCACCGGCCACAACCATGACCATCTCGCTCCGGTCGTTACGGCGGCGGGGGGCCGTCCCCTGTTCAACCCGGATTATGCATCGGGCATGTTCTCCTCCATCCGGGCCGGTGTGGCCGGCCTGCCCGGCGGCACCAGGGGATTTTTCCTTTTGCCCGCAGATATCCCGGCCATACGCCCCGCCACCATCGGCCGCATCCACCGGACATTTAAGGAGAACCCGGAGGCCCTGGTCATACCGGAATTCCAGGAGCAAACCAAGGGCCAGACCGGAAACCTGACCGGCCATCCCCCCCTGATTCCGTCCCGGCTGATTCCCGCCGTGGCCCAGGCCGGCCCGGAGGGCAACCTGAGGCAGATCCTCTTTTCGGATAAGGCGGGCATCATCCGCCTGCCCGTCCACGACCGGGGCATCCTCATGGACGCCGATACGCCCCGGGGATATGACGCGGTAAAGGCCAAATACGAAACCCTGGATATTCCCGATGAAGCGGAATGCCGTTCCATCATCCATGGGGAACTGGGAGAGGCCCCCGGGATCTGCGCCCACCTGACCCGGGTATCGACAACCGCCCTTACCCTTGTCCGGGCCATTGCCCCCAACGCCTTAACCCTGAACCCGGCGCTCATCCGGGCCGGGGCCCTGCTCCACGACATTAAAAGGAAAGAAAAAGACCATGCCCGGGCCGGGGAACGCCTGCTCCTGGACTTAGGCTTTCCCGGGGTCGCCCGTATCGTTGCCGATCACATGGACCTAGTGCCGGGGCCGGAACTGGATGAAGCCCAGATCGTTTACCTGGCTGACAAACTCTGTGACGGGGACCGACTGGACCTGGATTACCCCCGGCGGTTCCATGAAAAAGCCAACCGGTTTCCCCATGTAAAAAAGGAGATATTCAACCGCCTTGAAACTGCTCGGATCATACATGCCCGGGTCGAATCGGCTGCAGGCCGACCTCTCGGGGAAATTCTCGGATAA
- a CDS encoding glutamine synthetase, which produces MGEKSDSDPNSDVDFTKIFFTDINGRLMNLFVNPAMVEKMSKTGVGFDGSSIAGYTSVENSDRLLVPDLSTYKNIDFQDKRVGFLIGDIYDEKGNPSPTDPRHLLKQVLKTAEKEFQVRFTLGPEYEFFLLNTEPAAAGADSEIPVLEHSDDIGYFESSPMDKGEFIRQDIVNIMAGCGIQYEKTHHEVTPSQHEINLECTDALSAADRTLLFSYVAKQVAEKNGFTASFMPKPFENHNRNAFHMHLSMQDAEGRNLFYDESAECQLSDSARHFIGGILKYARETSIVMASTVNSYKAYVMGKEAPVVRGWGLRNRSSMVRVPYTLSPESTRIELRNPDPAGNVYLQMAVLISMGLAGMREKIDCGSADKGSSYSRDYGLKVWDEDFLPRSFYEALVEAEGSSFLKETLGDAIYRNMMALKIREWEEDRVHVTQREHQIYRDV; this is translated from the coding sequence ATGGGGGAAAAGTCCGATAGCGACCCTAATAGTGATGTAGATTTTACAAAAATATTTTTTACCGATATCAATGGGCGATTGATGAATCTCTTTGTCAACCCGGCCATGGTCGAAAAAATGAGCAAGACCGGTGTCGGGTTTGACGGCAGTTCCATTGCCGGTTATACCTCAGTGGAAAACAGCGACCGACTCCTGGTGCCCGATCTGTCGACCTATAAGAATATTGATTTCCAGGATAAGCGCGTCGGCTTTCTCATCGGAGATATTTACGACGAAAAAGGCAACCCTTCGCCAACAGATCCCCGTCATCTTTTAAAGCAGGTGTTAAAAACCGCTGAAAAGGAATTCCAGGTTCGGTTCACCCTGGGGCCCGAGTATGAGTTTTTCCTGCTCAACACAGAGCCTGCTGCAGCGGGTGCTGATTCTGAAATACCTGTTCTGGAGCATTCCGATGATATCGGCTATTTTGAATCCTCCCCCATGGACAAAGGTGAATTTATTCGCCAGGATATCGTCAATATAATGGCCGGATGCGGCATCCAGTATGAAAAAACCCACCATGAAGTGACGCCGTCCCAGCATGAGATCAATCTTGAGTGCACCGATGCCCTTTCAGCGGCGGACCGTACCCTGCTTTTTTCATATGTGGCCAAGCAGGTCGCTGAAAAGAATGGGTTTACCGCCAGCTTTATGCCCAAACCCTTTGAAAATCATAATCGAAATGCCTTTCATATGCATCTTTCCATGCAGGATGCTGAAGGCCGGAATCTTTTTTATGACGAATCTGCGGAATGCCAGCTCAGCGATTCTGCCCGGCATTTCATCGGCGGTATTCTGAAATATGCCCGGGAAACCTCCATTGTCATGGCATCCACCGTCAATTCCTATAAGGCCTATGTCATGGGAAAAGAGGCGCCTGTTGTCAGGGGCTGGGGGCTTCGCAACCGCAGTTCAATGGTCCGGGTGCCCTATACCCTGTCCCCTGAGAGCACCCGGATTGAGCTCCGCAACCCGGATCCCGCCGGAAATGTTTATCTTCAGATGGCGGTATTGATCTCCATGGGGCTTGCCGGCATGAGGGAGAAGATTGACTGCGGCAGTGCGGATAAGGGCAGTTCCTACAGCAGGGATTACGGATTAAAGGTCTGGGATGAGGATTTTCTGCCCAGAAGTTTTTATGAGGCCCTTGTGGAGGCCGAAGGCAGCAGTTTCCTGAAAGAAACCCTGGGAGACGCCATCTACAGGAATATGATGGCACTTAAAATCAGAGAATGGGAGGAAGACAGGGTCCATGTGACCCAGCGCGAACATCAAATTTACAGAGACGTGTGA
- a CDS encoding ferritin, which produces MITEKLEKAINYQINRELFSEYYYLSMASYFNAAGLSGFENFFLVQVEEERFHAMKMYRFLNEKGGRVTLDAIEAPKTEFKSPIEVFQLAYEHEQLVSGLINDLMDLAISENDHSAKNFLNWFVEEQVEEEASMEGILNKLKLINGEGHGLLMLDAELAQRSFTPPAK; this is translated from the coding sequence ATGATTACTGAAAAACTTGAAAAGGCCATCAACTACCAGATCAACCGGGAACTTTTTTCAGAATACTACTACCTCTCCATGGCATCTTACTTTAATGCCGCAGGCTTAAGCGGTTTTGAGAATTTCTTCCTTGTCCAGGTGGAAGAAGAGCGGTTCCATGCCATGAAAATGTACCGGTTTCTCAATGAAAAGGGCGGACGGGTCACCCTGGACGCCATTGAAGCGCCCAAAACAGAATTCAAGTCCCCCATTGAGGTGTTCCAGCTGGCCTATGAACATGAGCAACTGGTCTCCGGTCTGATCAACGATCTCATGGACCTGGCCATCTCTGAAAACGACCATTCCGCCAAGAATTTCCTGAACTGGTTTGTTGAAGAACAGGTGGAGGAGGAAGCCTCCATGGAAGGGATTCTGAACAAGCTCAAACTCATCAACGGGGAAGGCCACGGCCTGCTCATGCTGGATGCGGAACTGGCCCAGCGCAGTTTCACCCCGCCTGCCAAATAG
- a CDS encoding histidine phosphatase family protein has product MPGSNRLQADLSGKFSDKGPLLFLLRHGKIRGGTVRRFIGRTDLPLDGAGRAQARAWQAEFSGIKFKKVYTSALTRCRETAATSCPGSVPAVDTRLNEIDLGDWDGQSFDRIKSGHPALFEQRGREIYNFRPPGGESFKDLFDRVSPFFNQLPITSHTLVVTHAGVIRAMRCFWAGESMEKLLTFKTGYSQLFVLAGSG; this is encoded by the coding sequence ATGCCCGGGTCGAATCGGCTGCAGGCCGACCTCTCGGGGAAATTCTCGGATAAGGGCCCCCTCCTCTTCCTCCTGCGCCACGGAAAAATCCGGGGAGGGACCGTCCGCCGGTTCATCGGCCGCACCGATCTTCCCCTGGACGGGGCAGGCCGGGCCCAGGCCCGGGCCTGGCAGGCGGAATTTTCCGGGATAAAATTCAAAAAGGTCTATACCTCCGCCCTCACCCGGTGCCGGGAAACCGCCGCCACGTCCTGCCCCGGCAGCGTCCCCGCCGTCGATACCCGCCTCAATGAAATTGATCTGGGCGACTGGGACGGCCAATCATTTGACCGCATTAAAAGCGGCCACCCCGCCCTTTTTGAACAGCGGGGCCGGGAGATCTACAATTTCCGCCCCCCGGGCGGGGAAAGCTTTAAGGATCTTTTTGACCGGGTGTCCCCCTTTTTCAACCAGCTCCCCATAACCTCCCATACCCTGGTGGTCACCCATGCCGGGGTGATCCGGGCCATGCGCTGCTTCTGGGCCGGGGAAAGCATGGAAAAACTACTGACCTTTAAAACCGGATACAGCCAGCTCTTTGTGCTGGCCGGATCCGGGTAA
- a CDS encoding BCCT family transporter, which yields MKDRFDTDYKVGQDNTQKWGLDIHGPVFFISAALVIGFIILTLMNPVDAKKVFDSSKSWTIQNFDWFFMISGNLFVLTCLALIVLPAGKIRLGGDGCEPEFTRMSWFAMLFAAGMGIGLMFWSVAEPVAYFTDWWGTPLNVAGKSPEAARAAMGATMFHWGLHPWAMYAVVALSLGFFAFNKNLPLTVRSCFFPLLGEKTWGWAGHIIDTISVVATIFGLATSMGFGAQQAASGLHFIFGIENTLGLQLIIIALVTAAAIISVVRGLEGGVKVLSNINMTLALCLLVFTILAGSILHFFSGLFSTSAAYADYILPLSNWIGRTDDKFYKGWTVFYWAWWISWAPFVGMFIARISKGRTIREFMTAVLLVPTFLTLLWMQAFGGNALYQIQNGVGVLAEKGLGEVSLALFQMLANLPLTGITSFIGIILVLVFFVTSSDSGSLVVDSITAGGKMDAPVIQRIFWATLEGLIAVCLLVGGGADALGAIQAVAVSVGLPFTAVMIVMLISLFMGLRHEMQQRVNA from the coding sequence ATGAAAGACAGGTTTGATACCGATTACAAAGTCGGTCAGGACAACACGCAGAAATGGGGCCTGGATATCCATGGGCCGGTGTTTTTCATTTCCGCGGCGCTGGTAATCGGTTTTATCATTTTAACCTTGATGAACCCGGTGGATGCCAAAAAAGTGTTCGACAGCTCCAAATCCTGGACCATTCAGAATTTTGACTGGTTTTTCATGATTTCGGGCAATCTTTTCGTGCTGACCTGCCTGGCCTTGATTGTGCTGCCGGCCGGGAAAATCCGTCTGGGCGGAGATGGCTGTGAACCGGAATTTACCCGGATGTCGTGGTTTGCCATGCTCTTTGCCGCGGGCATGGGCATCGGTTTGATGTTCTGGAGTGTGGCCGAACCCGTGGCCTACTTCACAGACTGGTGGGGCACCCCCCTGAATGTAGCCGGCAAAAGCCCTGAAGCGGCCCGGGCCGCCATGGGGGCCACCATGTTCCACTGGGGGCTTCATCCCTGGGCCATGTATGCGGTGGTGGCCCTGTCCCTGGGCTTTTTTGCCTTTAATAAAAACCTGCCTTTGACCGTCCGTTCCTGCTTTTTCCCCCTTCTGGGCGAGAAAACCTGGGGCTGGGCCGGCCATATCATTGATACCATCTCCGTCGTGGCCACCATCTTCGGGCTGGCCACCTCCATGGGCTTCGGCGCCCAGCAGGCAGCCTCGGGTCTTCATTTTATTTTCGGCATTGAAAATACCCTGGGGCTGCAGCTGATCATCATCGCATTGGTGACTGCCGCCGCAATCATCTCGGTGGTCAGGGGGCTTGAAGGCGGGGTAAAGGTCCTGTCCAATATAAATATGACCCTGGCCCTCTGCCTTTTGGTATTTACCATTCTTGCCGGGTCCATCCTCCATTTTTTCTCCGGCCTTTTTTCCACCTCCGCTGCCTACGCCGACTATATCCTGCCCCTGAGTAACTGGATCGGCCGTACCGATGATAAGTTCTACAAGGGCTGGACGGTCTTCTACTGGGCCTGGTGGATTTCCTGGGCCCCCTTTGTGGGCATGTTTATCGCCCGCATCTCCAAGGGCCGTACCATCCGTGAATTCATGACGGCCGTGTTGCTGGTTCCCACCTTTTTGACCCTGCTCTGGATGCAGGCATTCGGCGGAAACGCCCTTTACCAAATCCAGAACGGCGTGGGTGTACTGGCGGAAAAAGGCCTGGGCGAGGTTTCCCTGGCCCTGTTCCAGATGCTTGCCAATCTTCCGCTCACCGGAATCACCTCATTCATCGGTATCATCCTGGTTCTGGTGTTCTTTGTCACCTCTTCGGATTCCGGTTCCCTGGTGGTCGATTCCATAACCGCCGGCGGCAAAATGGATGCCCCGGTGATCCAGCGGATTTTCTGGGCCACCCTTGAAGGCCTTATCGCCGTCTGCCTCCTGGTGGGCGGGGGGGCCGACGCCCTGGGCGCTATCCAGGCTGTGGCCGTATCCGTGGGGCTTCCCTTCACCGCGGTGATGATTGTCATGCTGATCAGCCTCTTTATGGGGCTGCGCCATGAGATGCAGCAGAGGGTGAACGCCTGA
- a CDS encoding KamA family protein, producing MSRHVRLDKVIVPVKSIKLLKRLLNENPRLKQIMTQSSTHEAAQGRIKKWVLGTMGDKGPAYQFYRGACGSDFNVNHIDWHDVAAIRILDYIDHAGMEIQDPNFKDVVTENDPFRLLWLAIHKGTGGARPDFFEDMIHLFRQFKGKEKRKIPSREDVEEWMELYPSGLEPKIVELRERNKRRILKIIIAKMDEGEITDPKYCFEPGLTDAQKLETALGWWKETGFHLKFAVRNADLLDELLNHSLDPITMAVLHDAEEKGIPFFINLYYLSLLNVNAPWFAVGAELAIRDYVIYSKQLVENFGDITAWEKEDRVEPGKPNAAGWILPSRNNVHRRYPEVAILIPDTRGRACGGLCSSCQRMYNFQNGILNFNLDELKPDGSWDQRLEKYMNYFEEDAQLRDILITGGDAFMNSNRSLKKILDAVYEMAKRKIQANADRPEGEKYAEMQRVRLGTRIPVYLPQRVDSGLIEILKAFREKASRIGIRQFVVQTHFISPMEVTPEVRIVIRQMLSAGWIVTNQHVYITAASRRGHGAKLRQVLNDVGIVPYYSFCVKGYHENVYNFATNARLIQEQNEEKYIGLVPGPYHDRIKDFSLDAPNMAENINALKERLDLPFLSTDRSVLNMPGVGKSLSFRTIGITRRGRRILQFDHDASRVHSPIIHKMGKVIIVESKAINDYLHQLEYMGEDISDYKSIWGYSIGQSEKRHSLYEYPEYDYKVTEEYTNIRI from the coding sequence ATGTCAAGACACGTAAGGTTAGATAAGGTTATCGTCCCCGTTAAATCCATTAAATTGTTGAAACGGTTACTCAATGAAAATCCCAGATTAAAACAGATAATGACCCAGTCCTCCACCCATGAAGCGGCCCAGGGAAGGATCAAAAAGTGGGTGCTCGGCACCATGGGGGATAAGGGGCCTGCATATCAATTCTACAGGGGGGCGTGTGGTTCTGACTTCAATGTGAACCACATCGACTGGCATGATGTCGCGGCCATCAGGATCCTTGATTATATTGATCATGCAGGGATGGAGATCCAGGATCCCAATTTTAAAGATGTGGTCACTGAAAATGATCCGTTTCGGCTGCTCTGGCTGGCCATTCATAAAGGCACGGGCGGGGCGCGCCCTGATTTTTTTGAAGACATGATCCATCTGTTCCGTCAGTTCAAAGGTAAGGAAAAAAGAAAGATTCCCTCCAGAGAGGATGTTGAAGAGTGGATGGAGCTCTACCCCTCAGGGCTGGAACCAAAAATTGTAGAACTTCGGGAACGCAATAAACGGCGAATTTTAAAGATCATCATCGCCAAGATGGACGAAGGGGAAATCACTGACCCCAAATACTGCTTTGAACCGGGGCTAACCGATGCCCAGAAGCTGGAAACCGCACTTGGGTGGTGGAAGGAAACCGGTTTTCATTTGAAATTCGCCGTCCGGAATGCCGACCTTTTGGATGAGCTGTTAAACCACTCACTGGATCCCATCACCATGGCGGTGCTCCATGATGCCGAAGAAAAGGGGATCCCTTTTTTCATCAACCTTTATTACCTCTCCCTGCTGAATGTCAATGCACCGTGGTTTGCCGTGGGGGCGGAACTGGCCATCAGGGATTATGTGATTTACAGCAAACAGCTGGTGGAAAATTTCGGGGATATTACGGCATGGGAAAAAGAGGACCGGGTTGAGCCGGGCAAGCCCAATGCCGCCGGCTGGATTCTGCCCTCCCGCAATAATGTCCACCGCAGGTATCCCGAGGTGGCCATCCTCATTCCGGACACCAGGGGGCGGGCATGCGGCGGCCTTTGCTCATCATGCCAGAGGATGTACAATTTCCAGAACGGCATTCTCAACTTCAACCTTGATGAGCTGAAGCCCGACGGATCATGGGATCAGCGGCTGGAAAAATACATGAACTATTTCGAGGAGGATGCCCAGCTTCGGGATATCCTCATCACCGGCGGCGATGCCTTCATGAACTCCAACCGCTCCCTAAAAAAGATCCTGGATGCGGTATACGAAATGGCCAAAAGGAAAATTCAAGCCAATGCGGACCGGCCCGAGGGTGAAAAATACGCTGAAATGCAGCGGGTGAGGCTGGGAACCCGGATCCCTGTCTATCTGCCCCAGCGGGTTGATTCCGGGTTGATTGAGATTTTAAAGGCCTTCCGGGAAAAGGCAAGCCGGATCGGGATAAGGCAGTTTGTGGTCCAGACCCACTTTATTTCTCCCATGGAAGTGACCCCGGAGGTCAGAATCGTGATCCGGCAGATGTTATCGGCCGGCTGGATTGTTACCAACCAGCATGTGTATATTACCGCGGCCTCCCGGCGGGGCCACGGGGCGAAGCTGCGGCAGGTGTTAAACGATGTGGGCATTGTTCCCTATTACTCATTCTGCGTCAAAGGCTACCATGAAAATGTCTATAATTTTGCCACCAATGCCCGGCTGATCCAGGAGCAGAATGAAGAGAAATATATTGGTTTGGTTCCGGGCCCATACCATGACCGGATCAAGGATTTTTCACTGGACGCACCCAACATGGCCGAAAACATCAATGCTTTGAAAGAGAGGCTGGATCTGCCATTTTTGTCAACGGACAGAAGTGTGCTCAACATGCCCGGGGTGGGAAAAAGCCTGTCGTTTAGAACCATAGGCATCACAAGGCGGGGGCGGCGGATTCTCCAGTTTGACCACGATGCCAGCCGGGTTCACAGCCCCATCATCCATAAGATGGGAAAGGTGATTATCGTGGAATCCAAAGCCATCAATGACTATCTGCATCAATTGGAGTATATGGGAGAAGATATTTCCGATTACAAGAGTATCTGGGGCTATTCCATCGGGCAATCGGAAAAAAGGCATTCTCTGTATGAATATCCTGAATATGATTATAAGGTAACTGAAGAATATACCAATATCAGGATTTGA